In Edaphobacter aggregans, the sequence TTGGGGGGAGTTTTTCTGTGTGAAAAGGGGGTGTTTGCTGGGTTTTTTGCGCTTTTCGGTGGTCAATTGGTGGAGAAAAGTGTGGTTAGTGTGGTTTTGATGTGGTGTTTGGGTGGTGTGTTTGCGGGATCGAAAAAGTGGCAGCTTTTTGAAATATTTCTGTGGGAATCTTTAGTCCGGTGCGGGATGCCCGAAATGGCAACCCTCTTCCCGTCACCGCCGTTGTTTGTTTTTGCTGTCAGCCCCAGTGCTAAACTCCCATCCAAATGCCCGAGTCGCTCCAGCAGCGGATCGAAAAAATACGCCTCTGGGCAAAAGACCCCGACCGCGCCGCCTCGCACATTCTCGTCACGATCCTCGCCGTCATCATCCTCGTCGCCATAGCCCTCTGGATCGTCTGGATAGTCCCCAAGCACGAAGCCGCCGCCATCCTCGACCCCGAAAAACGCCTCACCCTCGAAAACGAACTCCGCAAGACCCTCACCCAGATCGTCCTCAGCATCTTCGGCCTCTTCATTCTCTACTTCACGTGGCAGCGCGCCCGCGCCGGCGACAAGACTGTCCAGATCATGGAGCAGGGTCACATCACCGACCGCTACACCAAAGCCATCGAGCAGCTAGGCAAACTCGACGGCGACAAGCCCAACATCGAAGTCCGCCTCGGCGCAATCTACGCCCTCGAGCGCATCGCCCGCGACTCCCCCCGCGACCACTGGACCATCATGGAGGTCCTCACCGCCTACGTCCGCCAGAACGCTCCAGCCGCTCCGAAGGGTGAAACACTTGAGAAGCCCCTTCCAGAAAAACCACGCACCGATATTCAAGCCGTCCTGACCGTTCTGGGGCGTCGCCTGGTCGGACCTAAGCGCGAGAACCCTGATCAGGCTCTCGATTTATCTTTCACCCATCTCCAAAAGGCAAGTTTTTACAAAGGCAACTGGGAGAAAACTGACTTTAGTACAGCCAATTTGCAAGAAGCCAACTTAAATCGAA encodes:
- a CDS encoding pentapeptide repeat-containing protein, which gives rise to MPESLQQRIEKIRLWAKDPDRAASHILVTILAVIILVAIALWIVWIVPKHEAAAILDPEKRLTLENELRKTLTQIVLSIFGLFILYFTWQRARAGDKTVQIMEQGHITDRYTKAIEQLGKLDGDKPNIEVRLGAIYALERIARDSPRDHWTIMEVLTAYVRQNAPAAPKGETLEKPLPEKPRTDIQAVLTVLGRRLVGPKRENPDQALDLSFTHLQKASFYKGNWEKTDFSTANLQEANLNRTSLREAFFVDANLKGAFFRNADLRNAFLLDSNLEGVDLEDAELLGAHFSGANLTGAKNLGPDQMRTTWLWWEANLSPDFREALGPVPDKSNG